A DNA window from Daucus carota subsp. sativus chromosome 3, DH1 v3.0, whole genome shotgun sequence contains the following coding sequences:
- the LOC135151458 gene encoding protein FAR1-RELATED SEQUENCE 5-like: MDEDNKWHVTQFDNKHNHDLSPSKAHRFRCNRKLTKHAKRSLNLYDEAGIPMNKSYNALVVEHGGHKNMPFSKKDCENYMREIRKLRLAEGDAVALQNYFNKAQSIDSHFYYSIDLDDENRIKNLFWADARCRAAYKEFRDVVAFDTTYLTNKYDMPFAPFVGVNHHG, from the coding sequence ATGGACGAGGATAATAAATGGCATGTGACTCAATTTGATAATAAGCACAATCATGATTTGAGTCCAAGCAAAGCACATCGTTTTCGATGTAATAGGAAATTGACTAAACATGCAAAGAGAAGTCTTAATTTATATGATGAAGCTGGTATTCCGATGAATAAGAGTTACAACGCTCTTGTGGTTGAACATGGAGGTCACAAGAATATGCCTTTTAGTAAAAAAGATTGTGAGAATTATATGAGAGAAATAAGAAAACTGAGGTTGGCTGAGGGTGATGCTGTTGcgctacaaaattattttaacaaagcCCAGTCTATAGATTCCCATTTTTATTACTCAATAGATCTTGATGATGAAAATaggataaaaaatttattttgggcTGATGCACGATGTAGAGCAGCATATAAAGAATTTAGAGATGTCGTGGCATTTGATACGACATACTTGACCAACAAATATGATATGCCATTCGCGCCTTTTGTAGGAGTTAATCATCATGGTTAG
- the LOC108208496 gene encoding protein FAR1-RELATED SEQUENCE 5-like, whose protein sequence is MFGNPPNAIITDQDRAMQNAIEQVFPKACHRWCLWHIMKKIPEKLKGYKEYDSIKFQLQNVVYDSIDIDTFEIGWSSMISKFNLENNDWLNGLYEGRHRWISCFVKDCFWAGMSTTQRSESMNAFFDGYVNAKTSLREFVEKYDNALKDKVEKEVNADTRSLSTTIPFVTPHAMEKQFQENYTNDKFKEFQKEIVNVMYCECMLLQSDEAIFNYQVEEIQYVGDSQTLRTVKYNVVFIKDMELEYEVKCECRLFEFRGIICRHIIKVLLFKQNVFTISSKYILKRWRKNVKRCHSRTKVTYSTWKDTEEKRMYEMVCDAFYRIVDLAAENLERCNHLVGTFKKLELEWDTNDKGCSKNISTNKQSERSEGKKPSNLSSTILSPIKKRCKGRPSVKRKQSKVDTIVKNLRKKPKTGGKKNCKKTNLIDLNVPSEELMSYLPNGGIMQDDNDAEVRELVPDETFKSAIEETSAQDL, encoded by the exons ATGTTTGGTAATCCTCCTAATGCTATAATAACTGATCAGGATAGAGCAATGCAAAATGCAATTGAGCAAGTTTTTCCTAAGGCATGTCATAGATGGTGTTTATGGCACATTATGAAAAAGATTCCTGAAAAATTGAAAGGGTATAAGGAATACGATTCAATAAAGTTTCAGCTACAAAATGTTGTATATGATTCCATTGATATTGATACTTTTGAAATTGGATGGAGTTCCATGATTTCAAAATTCAATTTGGAAAACAATGATTGgcttaatggattgtatgaggGAAGACATAGATGGATCTCATGTTTTGTGAAAGATTGTTTTTGGGCAGGAATGTCCACTACACAAAGAAGTGAAAGTATGAATGCTTTTTTTGATGGATATGTTAATGCTAAAACATCTTTAAGAGAATTTGTGGAAAAGTATGATAATGCTTTAAAAGATAAAGTGGAAAAAGAAGTTAATGCTGATACTCGCTCATTAAGTACTACAATTCCCTTTGTTACTCCTCATGCTATGGAAAAACAATTTCAAGAGAATTATACCAATGACAAGTTCAAAGAGTTTCAAAAAGAGATTGTAAATGTAATGTATTGTGAATGCATGCTGTTACAGTCCGATGAGGCTATTTTTAATTATCAAGTGGAAGAGATCCAGTATGTAGGTGATTCTCAAACTCTAAGAACTGTAAAATACAATGTTGTTTTCATTAAAGATATGGAACTTGAGTATGAGGTAAAATGTGAATGTCGTCTTTTTGAGTTTCGGGGAATAATATGTAGACATATCATCAAGGTGCTTCTTTTCAAGCAAAATGTTTTTACTATTTCAagtaaatacattttaaaaaggTGGAGAAAGAATGTAAAGCGATGTCATAGTAGAACTAAGGTGACATATAGTACATGGAAAGATACTGAGGAAAAAAGGATGTATGAAATGGTTTGTGATGCATTCTATAGAATTGTTGATTTGGCGGCTGAAAATTTAGAGAGATGCAACCACTTAGTTGGTACATTTAAAAAACTAGAGTTGGAATGGGATACTAATGATAAAGGTTGTTCCAAGAATATATCAACCAACAAGCAATCTGAGAGGAGTGAAGGTAAAAAGCCATCAAATCTGAGTTCTACTATTCTTTCTCCGATTAAGAAAAGATGCAAAGGTCGCCCTTCAGTGAAGAGGAAGCAGTCTAAGGTGGATACAATTGTAAAAAATCTGAGGAAGAAG CCCAAAACCGGtgggaaaaaaaattgcaagaaaacaaatttaatagatCTGAATGTACCAAGTGAAGAGCTTATGTCATACTTGCCAAATGGTG GTATAATGCAGGACGATAACGATGCTGAAGTCAGGGAACTTGTTCCTGATGAGACTTTTAAATCTGCAATAGAAGAGACGTCTGCCCAGGATTTATAA